One window of the Chitinophaga niabensis genome contains the following:
- a CDS encoding ankyrin repeat domain-containing protein produces the protein MSDIDQQLLDAALKGDLATVEKLASQGANINYSDQWGYCAVFSAAWEGNIEALDLYYNLGADITLEDNNLLCNAAYNGQTASVKWFLEKGADPNFTFVNTGENALHYTISKTSEIDQRTEIVRLLVNAGTDVNKKTIKGAETLCFMRDAFLKAETPLHRAAAYGNVAIVKLLIEAGADPSVKDANGDTPISWGSWHLRDSDVLKLLLYGNVAGIG, from the coding sequence ATGTCAGATATAGATCAGCAATTACTGGACGCTGCCCTGAAAGGCGATCTGGCCACCGTAGAAAAACTGGCTTCCCAGGGAGCCAATATTAACTACAGTGATCAATGGGGATACTGTGCTGTGTTTTCTGCCGCCTGGGAAGGTAATATTGAAGCGCTGGACCTATACTACAATTTAGGTGCTGATATAACCCTGGAAGATAATAACCTCCTTTGCAATGCCGCCTATAATGGCCAAACAGCATCCGTAAAATGGTTCCTGGAAAAAGGCGCAGACCCAAATTTCACTTTCGTTAATACTGGTGAGAATGCACTGCATTACACCATCTCCAAAACCAGCGAAATAGATCAAAGAACTGAAATTGTGAGGTTACTGGTGAATGCCGGCACAGATGTGAACAAAAAAACCATTAAAGGTGCGGAAACGCTTTGCTTCATGAGAGATGCTTTCCTGAAAGCTGAAACACCACTTCATAGAGCTGCGGCCTATGGGAACGTAGCCATTGTTAAATTGTTGATAGAAGCCGGTGCAGACCCATCCGTTAAAGATGCCAATGGAGACACCCCTATTTCCTGGGGCAGCTGGCATCTGAGAGACTCAGACGTATTGAAGCTACTGCTTTACGGCAATGTAGCTGGTATCGGGTAA
- a CDS encoding glycoside hydrolase family 95 protein translates to MYNRILFILLSCLSASVHAQQKSLKLWYDKPAKLWEETLPLGNGRLGMTPDGGLTNEKIVLNDITLWSGSEQDANNYEAHKSLPAIRKLILEGKNDEAQELVNRDFVCKGPGSGGAQWGKYQTLGALEIHYNHKGGDAVPKDYKRELSLDSAIASCSYTLNQVKYKREYFSSFDDDVDIIKISSDKSGMINCRIVINRPEKFTVKTEGQQLQMSGQLDNGTDGKGMQYLARVSVKLKGGNLRSDQNSLIIKDATELIIYVSAATDFRGNAFKEKTQQYLTGAMNKPYETQKARHIASFSKLFKRLSIDLGSGKIEEQPTDSRLAAFYKRSELDPGMAALFFQYGRYLSISSTRVGLLPPNLQGLWAKEINTPWNGDYHLDVNVQMNHWPVEVANLSELNLPLADLVKGLVKPGERTAKAYYNAEGWIAHVITNVWGFTEPGESASWGAANAGSGWLCNNLWEHYAFSMDLKYLKEIYPVLKGSALFYKNAQVKDPKTGWMLTSPSVSPENTFYLPNGKTASISMGPTIDNQIIRELFNNVITASTVLGIDADFRKELENRLKLVPPAGVISKDGRIQEWIEDYKETDPQHRHISHLYGLYPASLITPTHTPALAQAARKTLEVRGDDGPSWTIAYKLLFWARLQDGNRAFKLFKELLKPTLRLDINYGAGGGVYPNMLSAGPPFQIDGNFGAAAGLAEMLIQSHDGFIDLIPALPDAWKAYGNVKGLKARGNFTVDMNWKDGKIITYRISSTKAKKVKVKVNGEIKEVISKSN, encoded by the coding sequence ATGTATAACCGCATTTTATTCATACTGTTGTCTTGCTTATCTGCATCTGTTCATGCACAGCAAAAGTCCTTAAAGTTATGGTATGATAAGCCGGCAAAATTATGGGAGGAAACTTTACCTCTTGGCAATGGCCGATTGGGAATGACCCCTGACGGCGGACTAACAAATGAAAAAATTGTGCTCAACGATATCACGCTCTGGTCAGGATCTGAGCAGGATGCAAATAATTATGAAGCTCACAAAAGCCTTCCGGCTATAAGAAAGTTGATCCTTGAAGGAAAAAATGATGAAGCACAGGAATTGGTAAACCGTGATTTTGTATGTAAAGGCCCCGGCTCCGGTGGCGCGCAGTGGGGAAAATACCAAACCCTGGGCGCTCTTGAGATCCATTATAACCATAAGGGCGGGGATGCCGTTCCGAAAGACTATAAACGCGAACTGTCCCTGGACAGCGCCATTGCCAGCTGCAGTTATACTTTGAACCAGGTAAAATATAAAAGGGAATATTTTAGCAGTTTTGATGATGATGTGGATATCATAAAGATCAGCTCAGACAAATCCGGGATGATCAATTGCAGGATCGTCATTAACCGTCCTGAAAAGTTTACTGTTAAAACTGAGGGTCAACAGTTGCAGATGTCGGGGCAGCTTGATAATGGAACGGATGGTAAGGGAATGCAATACCTGGCCAGGGTAAGTGTTAAGCTAAAGGGAGGAAACTTACGTTCAGATCAAAACTCCCTGATCATTAAAGACGCAACGGAACTGATCATTTATGTTTCAGCAGCCACTGACTTCAGAGGGAATGCATTTAAAGAAAAAACGCAGCAATATCTGACGGGGGCGATGAATAAGCCTTATGAAACACAGAAGGCCAGGCACATTGCCAGTTTCAGCAAACTGTTTAAAAGATTAAGCATCGATCTTGGATCTGGAAAAATAGAGGAGCAGCCCACCGATTCCCGTCTGGCGGCTTTTTACAAACGCTCTGAATTGGATCCGGGGATGGCCGCACTTTTTTTTCAGTATGGACGGTACCTTAGCATCAGCAGCACAAGGGTTGGCCTGCTCCCTCCAAACCTGCAGGGATTATGGGCTAAAGAGATTAACACACCCTGGAACGGAGATTACCATTTGGATGTGAACGTGCAGATGAACCATTGGCCTGTGGAAGTAGCTAATCTTTCAGAACTAAATCTTCCCCTCGCAGATCTGGTAAAGGGCCTGGTAAAACCTGGTGAAAGAACAGCAAAGGCATATTATAATGCTGAAGGCTGGATCGCCCATGTGATCACCAATGTATGGGGTTTTACAGAGCCGGGAGAAAGTGCATCCTGGGGAGCGGCCAATGCAGGTTCAGGCTGGTTGTGCAACAATCTTTGGGAACATTATGCTTTTAGCATGGATCTGAAGTACCTCAAAGAGATCTATCCGGTGTTAAAAGGGTCTGCGCTATTCTATAAAAATGCACAGGTTAAAGATCCTAAAACGGGCTGGATGCTGACCTCCCCTTCTGTATCTCCGGAGAATACTTTTTACCTGCCAAACGGAAAGACTGCCAGTATTTCCATGGGGCCAACTATCGACAATCAGATCATCAGAGAACTGTTTAACAATGTGATCACCGCTTCTACGGTTTTAGGCATCGATGCAGATTTCAGAAAAGAGCTGGAAAACCGATTGAAGCTGGTACCCCCTGCAGGCGTGATCAGTAAAGATGGCCGTATCCAGGAATGGATAGAGGATTATAAAGAAACAGATCCTCAGCATCGTCACATCTCCCACTTATATGGCCTGTATCCTGCCTCATTAATTACACCAACCCATACGCCGGCGCTGGCCCAGGCAGCCAGGAAAACCCTGGAAGTAAGAGGAGATGATGGCCCAAGCTGGACCATTGCATATAAATTATTGTTCTGGGCAAGACTTCAGGACGGCAACCGCGCTTTTAAACTTTTTAAAGAGCTGCTCAAACCTACCCTCAGGTTGGATATCAATTATGGAGCAGGCGGTGGAGTATACCCAAATATGTTGTCTGCCGGACCTCCATTTCAGATAGACGGAAACTTTGGTGCCGCTGCCGGCCTGGCCGAAATGCTGATACAAAGTCATGATGGCTTTATCGACCTGATCCCTGCATTGCCAGATGCATGGAAAGCCTATGGAAATGTAAAAGGTTTGAAAGCCCGTGGAAACTTCACTGTAGATATGAATTGGAAAGATGGAAAGATCATCACCTACAGGATCAGCTCAACAAAAGCAAAGAAAGTCAAAGTAAAAGTAAACGGGGAGATCAAAGAGGTCATTTCCAAAAGTAATTAG
- a CDS encoding DUF5107 domain-containing protein — MKTAQVNVWEEEVIIPTYGIGKPDKNPMFFEKRIYQGSSGVVYPNPVIEKIYDEKADKAYKGLFLENEYLKIMILPELGGRIQMAYDKIKQRHFIYYNQVIKPALVGLTGPWISGGIEFNWPQHHRPSTFDPVDYKIEENPDGSMTVWVNEVEQMFHTKGLAGFTLHPGKAYIEIKAKLLNRSSLPQTFLWWANPAVKVNDHYQSVFPPDVNAVFDHGKRDVSTFPIATGTYYKVNYAPGTDISMYKNIPVPTSYMAINSAYDFVGGYEHDSRGGLLHVANHHVSPGKKQWTWGHSDFGQAWDRNLTDEDGPYIELMTGMFTDNQPDFTWLLPNEEKSFTQYFMPYRELGMVKNATRDILLALDVHEGLAELKIYVTSFQKDIRIQLFYEGTELFNDQVSIDPKQVYVKKINLPEAVKENGLLLIIHSEKGNELIRYEPAANKMNAIPEAAKPAVAPELAENNEQLFLAGQHLEQYRHATYSPVPYYEEALKRDPQDIRCNNALGLWYLRRGQFGQSEPYFRKAIQTSTQRNPNPYDTEPYYNLALSLKFQNKPDEAYQFFYKATWGKAWKDSGYFAVAQIDIARGDHELALEHINAAIDSNANNSKAYVIKAAAYRKMGQYDQAISVCKAALIRDPFNLGALYELSLALGATFQTAACSAALEELLKLSRGYEHNFITYALDYAAAGLYGEASDLLRHAVKQTGTHPMVYYHMALFAHHLHKKDKAEDLLSKAAEADPYLCFPNRLEDINALQLAISLRPEDPRAPYYLGNLFYDKRQYLLAIHYWENAAKTDPGFPTVWRNLGIAYFNKLNDQQKALMCFEKAFELDPEDDRVLMELHQLYKRLNHTPWERLKFLVKHQETAARRDDVYLEMITIYNFIGDHAKAIQLLRNRQFHPWEGGEGKASGQYVYALVQTAKMMIADGHPGQAIELLKQAQIYPHNLGEGKLFGTQENEIFYLMGCAFNDLGDQQQAITYFQKATIGSTEPAAAIFYNDQQPDKIFYQGLAWKKLGDQEKATGIFKRLVNYGLQHMTDDVKIDYFAVSLPNLLVFEDDLQMRNKVHCLFISGLGYLGLGSNELANRSFLDVLSLDAEHLGAKQHLEIQKPIIDLID; from the coding sequence ATGAAAACAGCACAAGTAAACGTGTGGGAAGAAGAAGTGATCATACCCACCTATGGTATCGGTAAACCAGACAAGAACCCTATGTTCTTTGAAAAACGCATTTACCAGGGCAGCAGTGGCGTAGTTTATCCTAACCCGGTTATCGAAAAGATATATGATGAAAAAGCTGACAAGGCTTATAAAGGACTTTTCCTGGAGAACGAATACCTGAAGATCATGATCCTGCCGGAACTTGGAGGCAGGATACAGATGGCATATGATAAGATCAAACAGCGGCATTTTATTTACTACAATCAGGTGATCAAACCTGCGCTGGTGGGACTTACAGGCCCATGGATATCAGGAGGGATCGAGTTCAACTGGCCCCAGCACCATCGTCCCAGTACATTTGATCCTGTGGATTATAAGATTGAAGAAAATCCAGACGGAAGCATGACCGTATGGGTGAACGAAGTGGAGCAGATGTTCCACACAAAGGGGCTTGCTGGTTTTACATTACATCCCGGTAAAGCCTATATTGAGATCAAAGCTAAGCTGCTTAACCGCTCGAGCTTACCCCAGACTTTTCTCTGGTGGGCCAATCCGGCCGTAAAGGTTAATGACCATTATCAGTCTGTATTTCCTCCCGATGTGAATGCTGTGTTTGATCACGGCAAACGTGATGTATCCACTTTTCCAATTGCCACCGGCACTTATTACAAAGTAAATTATGCCCCGGGAACAGATATATCTATGTATAAGAATATTCCCGTCCCTACTTCCTACATGGCCATTAATTCTGCTTATGACTTTGTAGGCGGCTACGAACACGATTCAAGGGGTGGATTACTTCATGTGGCCAACCACCATGTTTCTCCCGGTAAAAAGCAGTGGACATGGGGGCATAGTGATTTTGGACAGGCCTGGGACAGGAACCTTACTGATGAAGACGGGCCTTATATAGAACTGATGACCGGTATGTTTACAGACAATCAGCCGGATTTTACCTGGCTGTTGCCGAATGAAGAAAAATCCTTTACCCAGTATTTTATGCCCTACCGGGAATTGGGTATGGTAAAAAATGCTACCCGGGATATCTTGCTGGCATTGGACGTACACGAGGGCTTAGCAGAACTAAAGATCTATGTAACTTCATTTCAGAAAGACATACGCATTCAGCTCTTTTATGAAGGAACTGAACTCTTCAACGATCAGGTAAGTATTGATCCAAAGCAGGTGTATGTCAAAAAAATAAACCTGCCGGAAGCGGTAAAGGAAAACGGTTTGTTATTGATCATCCACTCCGAAAAGGGCAATGAGCTCATCAGGTACGAACCGGCAGCCAATAAAATGAATGCGATCCCGGAAGCTGCAAAACCAGCAGTTGCACCTGAACTGGCGGAAAATAATGAACAGTTATTTTTAGCTGGCCAGCACCTCGAACAATATCGTCACGCAACCTATAGCCCGGTGCCCTATTATGAAGAAGCCTTAAAACGTGATCCTCAGGACATCAGGTGTAACAATGCACTAGGCCTTTGGTACCTGCGGAGAGGTCAGTTTGGCCAAAGCGAACCCTATTTCAGAAAGGCCATCCAGACAAGTACACAGCGCAATCCAAACCCTTATGATACGGAGCCTTATTACAACCTGGCTTTAAGCCTTAAGTTCCAGAATAAGCCTGATGAAGCCTATCAGTTTTTTTATAAAGCAACATGGGGTAAAGCCTGGAAAGACAGTGGATACTTTGCCGTAGCGCAGATAGACATAGCCCGGGGAGATCACGAACTGGCCTTAGAACACATCAATGCTGCAATAGATAGTAATGCCAACAATAGCAAAGCCTACGTTATCAAAGCTGCTGCATACAGGAAGATGGGACAATATGATCAGGCCATCTCAGTCTGCAAAGCTGCTCTGATCAGAGATCCGTTTAATTTGGGCGCACTATATGAACTTTCACTGGCTTTGGGGGCAACATTTCAAACTGCTGCATGTAGCGCTGCTTTGGAAGAGCTGCTGAAACTGTCCAGGGGATATGAGCATAATTTTATTACCTACGCGCTGGATTATGCTGCGGCAGGATTGTATGGTGAAGCATCAGACCTGCTCCGGCATGCAGTTAAACAAACAGGAACTCATCCGATGGTGTATTATCATATGGCCCTGTTTGCTCATCACCTGCACAAGAAGGATAAGGCCGAAGACCTGCTCAGCAAAGCAGCTGAAGCAGATCCTTATTTATGTTTTCCAAATAGGCTGGAAGATATAAACGCTTTGCAGCTGGCCATATCACTTCGTCCGGAAGATCCCCGGGCCCCTTATTACCTGGGTAACCTGTTTTACGACAAGCGCCAGTATTTACTTGCCATACATTATTGGGAGAACGCTGCCAAGACAGATCCCGGTTTCCCAACGGTATGGAGAAATCTTGGCATTGCATATTTTAATAAGCTGAATGATCAGCAGAAAGCTTTAATGTGCTTTGAAAAAGCATTTGAGCTGGATCCCGAAGATGATCGTGTACTGATGGAGCTTCACCAACTCTACAAAAGATTGAACCATACGCCCTGGGAAAGGCTGAAGTTTTTGGTGAAACATCAGGAAACCGCTGCTCGAAGGGATGATGTTTACCTGGAAATGATTACGATCTATAATTTTATTGGTGATCATGCCAAAGCCATACAACTGCTCAGGAACAGGCAGTTCCATCCCTGGGAAGGCGGAGAAGGTAAAGCTTCCGGACAGTATGTGTATGCGCTGGTACAAACAGCAAAGATGATGATTGCAGATGGGCATCCCGGGCAAGCCATTGAACTGTTGAAACAGGCCCAGATCTATCCCCATAACCTGGGTGAAGGAAAGTTGTTCGGAACACAGGAGAACGAGATATTTTACCTGATGGGCTGCGCTTTTAATGACCTCGGTGATCAGCAGCAGGCCATTACTTATTTCCAAAAAGCGACTATCGGGAGTACGGAACCTGCTGCCGCTATTTTCTATAATGATCAGCAACCGGACAAGATCTTTTACCAGGGGCTGGCATGGAAAAAGCTGGGAGATCAGGAAAAAGCAACCGGAATTTTTAAACGCCTGGTCAATTATGGCCTGCAACACATGACAGACGATGTAAAAATTGATTATTTTGCTGTTTCACTACCCAATCTGCTGGTATTTGAAGATGATCTCCAAATGAGGAATAAGGTCCATTGCCTTTTCATTAGTGGTCTGGGATACCTGGGATTAGGGTCAAATGAACTGGCGAACCGTTCGTTCCTTGATGTGCTCAGTCTTGATGCTGAACACCTGGGAGCTAAACAACATCTTGAAATCCAGAAACCGATAATAGATCTTATAGATTAG
- a CDS encoding alpha-galactosidase, producing MKQFIPAALLMICTLQSVGQTIIPIETRHNALVLQADAKRNLATIYFGRKLSGTEEYAHIPAAYKQAGDYTGSLNAAYATSGSKSLFEPAISVSHADGNNSLDLRYVSHHVTKVDDDVSLTTVLLKDPVYDFQVTLYYKTYFRDDVVEQWSIVKHREKGNVLLHKYASANLYLKADGGFWLTQYHGDWAKEMQPEESKVTHGIKTLDSKLGTRTNLFMPSVFMVSLNKPATEDEGTVLYGSLEYSGNFRTDLELDYQDNLKIISGINNYASVYTLKPNEEFETPAFLYTLSSTGKGTASRNMHNWARQYKLLDGKGTRLTLLNNWEATYFDFSESKLFELLKDTKKLGVDMFLLDDGWFANKYPRNGDVAGLGDWEENKAKLPNGISSLVREAQANGVKFGIWIEPEMVNPKSNLYEKHPDWVIRQPKREEYYFRNQLVLDLSNPKVQDFVFGVVNDLLTKNPELAYIKWDCNAVIYNAYSATLGNQDHFYIEYMRGLYKVLERIRSKYPAVPMMLCSGGGGRVDYAALKYFTEFWPSDNTDPLERIFIQWQNSYFYPAITSSNHVTDWGKQPIKFRTDVAMMGKLGFDIVIKHLNGNDLNYVQQAVKTYNNIKSIIWQGDQYRLANPTESSLASMLYVNSAKTSAVMFNFLVNNRYDQGSKFPVRLKGLDPAKHYRIKELNVYPGTSSTIDPAKTYTGEFLMTIGFNPHVNTGRTSVILEIESN from the coding sequence ATGAAACAATTTATCCCTGCAGCTTTATTGATGATATGTACACTCCAGAGTGTTGGTCAAACTATCATTCCAATAGAGACCAGGCATAATGCTCTGGTACTTCAGGCTGATGCCAAAAGGAACCTCGCTACTATTTACTTTGGCAGGAAATTGTCCGGCACGGAAGAATATGCACACATTCCGGCTGCTTACAAGCAGGCGGGAGACTATACTGGTAGCCTGAATGCAGCCTATGCCACTTCAGGGTCTAAAAGCCTGTTTGAACCTGCGATAAGTGTCAGCCATGCAGATGGGAATAATTCGCTCGACTTACGGTACGTGAGCCATCATGTAACAAAAGTGGATGACGATGTGTCTTTGACTACGGTACTTTTGAAAGATCCTGTCTATGATTTCCAGGTAACGCTTTATTATAAAACCTATTTCAGAGATGATGTGGTTGAGCAATGGAGTATCGTTAAACATCGGGAAAAAGGGAATGTTTTATTACACAAATATGCATCAGCCAACTTATACCTGAAAGCAGATGGCGGATTCTGGCTGACACAATACCATGGAGACTGGGCTAAAGAAATGCAGCCTGAGGAATCAAAAGTTACCCATGGTATAAAAACGTTAGACAGTAAACTTGGCACAAGAACAAATTTGTTTATGCCATCGGTATTTATGGTGTCATTGAATAAACCTGCTACAGAAGATGAAGGGACTGTACTATATGGTTCCCTGGAGTACAGTGGGAATTTCAGGACTGACCTGGAGCTGGATTATCAGGACAATCTAAAGATCATCTCGGGCATCAATAATTATGCTTCTGTATACACGCTTAAGCCAAATGAAGAATTTGAGACACCGGCATTCCTATACACCTTGTCCAGCACCGGAAAAGGTACTGCAAGCAGGAACATGCACAACTGGGCCAGGCAATATAAATTGCTGGATGGCAAAGGAACAAGACTCACATTGCTGAATAACTGGGAAGCCACTTATTTCGACTTTTCGGAAAGCAAACTATTTGAACTGCTGAAGGATACCAAAAAGCTGGGCGTGGATATGTTTCTGCTGGATGACGGCTGGTTTGCCAACAAGTATCCGCGCAATGGCGATGTTGCCGGCCTGGGCGACTGGGAAGAAAATAAAGCCAAGCTGCCAAACGGGATATCTTCTCTTGTGAGGGAAGCACAAGCCAATGGGGTGAAATTCGGGATCTGGATTGAGCCTGAAATGGTCAACCCTAAAAGTAATTTGTACGAAAAACATCCTGATTGGGTTATCAGGCAGCCCAAACGCGAGGAATATTATTTCAGGAACCAGCTTGTACTGGACCTAAGCAACCCTAAAGTGCAGGACTTTGTGTTCGGCGTAGTCAATGATCTGCTGACCAAAAATCCAGAACTTGCATATATCAAATGGGATTGTAATGCAGTCATCTACAATGCTTATTCTGCCACTTTGGGCAACCAGGATCATTTTTATATTGAATACATGCGCGGTCTGTATAAAGTGCTGGAAAGGATACGCAGTAAATATCCGGCTGTGCCCATGATGCTTTGCTCAGGTGGTGGTGGCCGTGTAGATTATGCAGCCCTGAAATACTTTACGGAATTCTGGCCAAGTGACAATACTGATCCTTTGGAACGGATCTTTATCCAATGGCAGAACTCCTATTTTTATCCGGCCATCACATCTTCCAACCATGTGACCGATTGGGGCAAACAACCCATTAAATTTCGTACGGATGTGGCTATGATGGGTAAGTTGGGTTTTGATATTGTAATAAAGCATCTGAACGGCAATGATCTGAATTATGTGCAGCAGGCAGTAAAAACATATAACAACATCAAATCTATCATCTGGCAAGGTGATCAATACCGGTTGGCTAATCCAACAGAGAGCAGCCTGGCATCCATGCTGTATGTGAACTCAGCGAAAACTTCTGCCGTCATGTTCAATTTCCTGGTGAATAACCGTTACGATCAGGGCAGTAAATTTCCTGTTCGGTTAAAGGGGTTGGATCCAGCCAAACACTATCGCATCAAAGAACTGAATGTATATCCCGGAACCAGCTCAACAATAGATCCGGCCAAAACATATACCGGGGAATTCCTGATGACCATAGGTTTTAATCCTCATGTAAATACAGGCAGAACCAGTGTGATATTGGAAATAGAAAGTAATTAG
- a CDS encoding AraC family transcriptional regulator → MENYHKYLNISGFEKSWGFYVNTVGATRVGPNKNYPDNREHPSDHSFTWNKGRILDSYYIVYITKGEGVLESAKTKPIPIKAGSCFFLYPGVWHRYKPHPRSGWEEYWVGFNGSYPAELMQKGIFAAEDPCLHVGLHEELLQLFHALIRHVRMAEVGYRQTVTGITLQILAVLNAISKYKTPDAEDHSSKLISKAKFLLQESIETPVSLEEMVKELPMGYSKFRKLFKEVTGTSPNQYHLDLRLDKARELILSTNLTINEVAFKTGFSSIFYFSRLFKKKNGLSPKEYRDAAGA, encoded by the coding sequence ATGGAGAACTATCATAAATACCTGAACATCTCGGGGTTTGAAAAAAGCTGGGGCTTTTACGTCAACACCGTGGGGGCTACAAGGGTAGGTCCTAATAAAAATTACCCGGACAATCGTGAGCATCCGAGTGATCACTCCTTTACCTGGAATAAGGGAAGGATACTGGATAGCTATTACATCGTTTATATCACAAAGGGAGAAGGCGTACTGGAATCTGCGAAAACAAAACCGATCCCGATCAAGGCTGGTTCCTGTTTTTTTCTGTATCCGGGTGTATGGCACAGGTATAAGCCACATCCGCGTTCAGGATGGGAAGAATATTGGGTTGGGTTCAATGGCAGTTATCCTGCGGAGCTAATGCAGAAAGGGATTTTTGCTGCAGAAGACCCTTGCCTGCATGTAGGGCTTCATGAAGAATTACTGCAGCTCTTTCATGCACTGATACGGCATGTAAGAATGGCTGAAGTAGGCTACCGCCAGACGGTTACAGGTATTACACTACAGATCCTGGCTGTACTGAATGCTATATCGAAATACAAAACGCCGGATGCAGAGGATCATTCCTCAAAATTAATCTCCAAAGCAAAATTCCTGTTGCAGGAATCCATAGAAACACCGGTCAGCCTGGAGGAAATGGTGAAGGAATTGCCCATGGGTTATTCGAAGTTTAGAAAGCTGTTCAAAGAGGTAACAGGTACTTCTCCTAATCAATACCATCTGGATCTAAGACTGGATAAGGCAAGGGAGTTGATCTTATCTACCAACCTAACCATTAATGAAGTAGCATTTAAGACAGGCTTTAGCTCTATCTTTTATTTCTCCCGTTTGTTCAAGAAAAAGAATGGATTGTCTCCTAAAGAGTATAGGGACGCAGCAGGTGCCTAA
- a CDS encoding phytanoyl-CoA dioxygenase family protein has product MNTTITPQQISSYQNDGYIVIENFLNAEELETWRSAVTEAVEQRKGQKMPGKAIKAGEDDGINNDAEYFNKVFDQMINLWQTNEKVKQLMFDPRIGEMAAKLAGVDGIRIWHDQALIKKPWANPTSWHLDTPFWSFSDRRALSIWVALDDATLENGCLFFIPGSQKETSFDNPGIGKNMDAIFTNYPSFRTSKSVAAPMKAGSCSFHNGLTIHGAHANMTPGQRRAMTCAYMPDGNTYNGIPNVLPDEYMKTLKVGDPLVNELQNPLIYSSK; this is encoded by the coding sequence ATGAATACAACTATCACACCACAGCAAATTTCATCCTATCAGAATGATGGGTACATTGTTATTGAAAACTTCCTGAATGCGGAAGAACTGGAGACCTGGAGATCAGCAGTAACAGAAGCAGTGGAGCAAAGGAAAGGTCAGAAGATGCCCGGAAAAGCTATTAAAGCAGGAGAAGATGATGGTATAAATAATGATGCAGAATACTTCAATAAAGTATTTGATCAGATGATCAATCTATGGCAAACGAATGAAAAAGTTAAGCAACTCATGTTCGATCCCAGGATAGGAGAAATGGCTGCTAAGCTGGCAGGGGTTGATGGGATCCGGATCTGGCATGATCAGGCACTGATCAAAAAGCCCTGGGCGAATCCCACTTCCTGGCACCTGGATACACCTTTCTGGTCTTTTTCAGACAGGAGGGCTTTGTCCATCTGGGTAGCATTGGATGATGCCACACTTGAAAATGGTTGTTTATTCTTTATACCCGGCTCCCAAAAAGAAACCAGTTTTGATAATCCCGGCATTGGCAAAAACATGGATGCTATTTTTACTAACTATCCCTCCTTCCGCACTTCTAAATCTGTTGCTGCTCCCATGAAAGCTGGCAGTTGCTCTTTCCATAACGGATTAACTATTCACGGCGCACATGCAAATATGACCCCGGGACAGCGAAGAGCAATGACCTGTGCCTATATGCCGGACGGGAATACTTATAACGGGATACCGAATGTATTGCCTGATGAGTACATGAAAACCCTGAAAGTCGGGGACCCATTGGTAAATGAATTGCAGAACCCGTTGATCTATTCTTCCAAATAG
- a CDS encoding iron chaperone: MAKTDYKTIDEYHKVHPAEVQQRMQSIREIVHKVVPEAEEVISYQIPCFKYKGYLVYYSAASKHISLSSPWSAELLKTFEKELKGYKVSKSAIQFPNQDPLPLDLIKKIIAYRKKENEGKA; this comes from the coding sequence ATGGCAAAAACGGATTATAAAACAATTGATGAATATCATAAGGTTCATCCGGCGGAAGTACAGCAAAGAATGCAATCCATTCGTGAAATTGTTCACAAAGTAGTGCCCGAAGCTGAAGAAGTGATAAGTTACCAGATCCCCTGTTTTAAGTATAAAGGTTATCTGGTCTATTATTCCGCAGCTAGTAAACATATTTCCTTATCCAGTCCATGGAGTGCTGAGCTGCTTAAAACGTTTGAAAAGGAACTGAAAGGATATAAGGTATCTAAATCCGCAATTCAGTTTCCTAATCAAGACCCACTGCCTTTGGATCTGATAAAGAAGATCATTGCATACAGGAAAAAGGAGAACGAAGGAAAGGCTTAA